Proteins found in one Neurospora crassa OR74A linkage group II, whole genome shotgun sequence genomic segment:
- a CDS encoding ATP dependent RNA helicase — MAADAGLDAGFIPALHKPSALLPIAKHREALLYTVETHPVTIVVGQTGSGKSTQIPQFLEKAGWCADGKVIAITQPRRVAASTVAIRVAEEFGCELGKEVGFSIRFEDVTSEATRIKFLTDGLLIREALVDPLLSRYSVIMIDEAHERSISSDILLGLLKKIRKKRPELRIIISSATLQAEEFLRFFSDSTGEAKSADNVQSDEKQDAPVGAIVSLEGRTYPIDILYLEKPAEDYLEKAISTVFDIHTNEPKGDILVFLTGRDEIEKAVEAVSERSAQLPVGSEAILPLPLYAGLPTEKQMYVFDETPANFRKVIFSTNIAEASVTIDGIVYVVDSGFVKLRAYNPQTGIETLTATPVSKASAAQRAGRAGRTKAGKCFRLYTEEAYQALHDANPPEIQRSNLAPFVLQLKALGIDNVLRFDFLTPPPAELMTRALELLYSLGALDDYAKLTKPLGLRMAELAVEPMMAKTLLSAPSFGCLGEMLTIAAMTSLGGSIWVQPDGGKDEAESARRKFAADEGDHLTLLNVYQAFVTKGRKEARFCHDNLINFKAMTRAMSIRAQLRRWLERFGITEDGLSVPQPAAAAAAAAAAGVNKAEQIRRCLTTGYFAHAARMQPDGSFRNVSGTTVLHAHPSSLMFNRKADWVIFHEIMESGEKTFIRDITKIEKNWLVEYASAFYSTM, encoded by the exons ATGGCAGCCGATGCTGGTCTTGACGCGGGCTTCATTCCCGCATTGCATAAGCCATCTGCACTTCTGCCCATCGCCAAACACCGCGAGGCGTTGCTGTACACGGTCGAAACGCACCCGGTCACCATTGTCGTCGGTCAGACTGGTTCCGGAAAGAGTACGCAAATCCCCCAGTTCCTCGAGAAAGCAGGGTGGTGTGCTGATGGAAAGGTCATTGCAATCACTCAG CCTCGTCGTGTCGCTGCATCCACGGTTGCCATCAGAGTCGCCGAAGAGTTTGGCTGCGAACTTGGAAAGGAAGTCGGCTTCTCCATCCGCTTCGAGGATGTCACCTCTGAAGCAACCCGCATCAAGTTCCTCACTGACGGTCTTCTGATTAGAGAGGCGCTCGTCGATCCCTTGCTTTCGCGCTACTCCGTCATCATGATCGATGAAGCCCATGAACGATCCATCAGCTCCGACATCTTGCTTGGCTTACTCAAGAAGATCCGCAAGAAGCGCCCCGAGCTGAGAATTATCATCAGCAGTGCAACCCTGCAAGCCGAGGAATTTCTCAGGTTCTTCTCCGATAGCACTGGCGAGGCCAAGTCCGCTGACAATGTTCAGTCTGACGAGAAGCAGGATGCCCCCGTCGGCGCCATCGTCAGCCTAGAGGGCCGAACCTACCCCATCGATATTCTTTACCTCGAGAAGCCCGCCGAGGACTATCTCGAGAAGGCCATCTCAACCGTCTTTGACATTCATACCAACGAACCAAAAGGCGACATCCTTGTTTTCCTGACCGGCAGAGACGAGATCGAAAAGGCCGTCGAAGCTGTCTCCGAGCGCTCGGCCCAGTTGCCCGTGGGATCCGAAGCCATCTTGCCTCTGCCGCTTTATGCTGGCCTCCCGACTGAGAAGCAGATGTACGTGTTTGATGAGACTCCCGCCAATTTCAGAAAGGTCATATTTTCAACAAACATCGCCGAAGCCTCCGTGACCATTGATGGCATTGTCTATGTCGTTGATTCCGGCTTTGTCAAGCTGCGGGCATACAATCCCCAGACCGGCATCGAGACATTGACCGCGACTCCCGTATCCAAAGCCTCTGCGGCCCAGCGTGCCGGGCGAGCGGGTAGAACGAAAGCCGGAAAATGCTTCCGCCTCTATACGGAGGAAGCGTACCAGGCTCTCCATGATGCCAATCCTCCCGAGATTCAACGCTCAAACTTGGCACCTTTCGTTCTGCAGCTCAAGGCACTGGGTATCGACAATGTCTTGCGCTTTGATTTCCTCACTCCACCCCCTGCTGAGCTCATGACGCGGGCCTTGGAGCTACTGTACTCCCTTGGTGCTTTGGATGATTACGCCAAACTCACAAAGCCGCTGGGGCTGAGGATGGCTGAGCTGGCTGTTGAACCAATGATGGCCAAGACCCTTCTCTCCGCCCCCTCTTTCGGCTGCCTTGGCGAAATGTTGACAATTGCAGCCATGACCAGCCTGGGCGGTTCCATCTGGGTCCAGCCCGATGGCGGAAAGGATGAAGCGGAGAGCGCGAGGCGCAAGTTCGCTGCTGATGAAGGTGACCATCTTACGCTTCTGAACGTCTACCAGGCTTTCGTTACCAAGGGACGCAAAGAGGCTCGGTTCTGTCATGACAACCTGATCAACTTCAAGGCCATGACGCGTGCCATGAGCATTCGCGCGCAGCTGAGAAGGTGGCTTGAGCGCTTTGGAATCACCGAGGACGGTCTGTCAGTCCCtcaaccagcagcagcagcagcagcagcagcagcagctggagTCAACAAGGCAGAGCAAATCCGACGGTGCCTGACGACGGGTTACTTTGCCCATGCTGCGCGCATGCAGCCAGACGGATCCTTCCGGAACGTGTCGGGCACCACGGTGCTGCACGCGCATCCCAGCTCGCTCATGTTCAACCGTAAGGCTGACTGGGTCATCTTCCACGAGATCATGGAGTCCGGAGAGAAGACCTTTATCCGGGACATTACCAAGATTGAGAAAAATTGGCTGGTCGAGTATGCGTCCGCCTTTTACAGTACAATGTAA
- a CDS encoding SNF7 family protein, giving the protein MGNSPSRVTAQDKAILDLKTQRDKLHQYQRKITVLTDRETAIARQMLAKGDKQRALLALRRKKYQETLLQKTDAQLEQLEKLTSSVEFALIQKDVFFGLQQGTKVLKEIHAEMGGLDHVEKMMGETAEEIAYQQEVSEMLGGRISNQDEDEVEEELAALEAEVAAKNQRVPVQPVPQVPLPNVPDTELSSPLRAEEEERQQRQRQRQEERQAMLA; this is encoded by the exons ATGGGTAACTCGCCAAGCCGCGTCACGGCGCAAGACAA AGCAATCCTCGACCTAAAAACCCAGCGTGACAAGCTCCACCAATACCAGCGTAAAATCACCGTCCTCACCGACCGAGAAACTGCCATCGCGCGCCAGATGTTGGCCAAGGGCGACAAGCAGCGGGCGCTCCTCGCTCTCCGACGCAAAAAGTACCAGGAAACTTTGCTCCAAAAAACCGATGCGCAACTGGAGCAACTGGAAAAACTAACCTCAAGCGTGGAGTTTGCGCTAATACAAAAGGACGTATTTTTTGGTCTGCAGCAGGGGACAAAAGTGCTGAAAGAGATACACGCCGAGATGGGAGGGTTAGATCACGTCGAGAAGATGATGGGAGAGACGGCAGAGGAGATTGCTTATCAACAG GAAGTAAGCGAAATGTTAGGAGGTCGCATCTCCAACcaggacgaagacgaagtcGAAGAAGAGTTGGCGGCTTTGGAGGCCGAGGTGGCTGCGAAGAACCAACGGGTGCCCGTACAGCCAGTACCACAAGTGCCGCTACCAAATGTTCCCGATACCGAGTTATCGTCACCGTTGAgagcggaagaagaggagagacagcagcggcaacggcaacgacaAGAGGAGAGACAGGCCATGCTGGCCTGA